In a single window of the Acyrthosiphon pisum isolate AL4f chromosome X, pea_aphid_22Mar2018_4r6ur, whole genome shotgun sequence genome:
- the LOC100568882 gene encoding uncharacterized protein LOC100568882, with the protein MPVNKEQFVSNLYILHIIIILKFKFLSSKYVTLIISMKNSMVSSANKPRILRNGKIVLSKKKNTIKKKSLPKEKINNKLSFLKTSSKDISNLNVKKNNEIMVPSNYNHIFDQRHLYVMLTKLPPSIIYRDSFDDHNNINNNKNYTKLEDYILLNELQIYNKPEPKIEKCNMLTTTKEIKQTRKTSNSFNNKSVLKSETCDHSEINQTPDVRITRGKTIKLQTEERKQLDQIIFDKFPNNTFKMFAIKLYDINEEVKFLRTLGLICRFKCPFTSKVKKK; encoded by the coding sequence ATGCCAGTGAACAAAGAACaatttgtatcaaatttatatattctacatattataataattttaaagttcaaatttcttTCTTCAAAATACGTAACATTGATCATATCAATGAAAAATTCTATGGTTTCATCAGCTAATAAACCTAGAATATTAAGAAATGGTAAAATtgtgttatcaaaaaaaaaaaacacaataaaaaaaaagtctctTCCTAAAGAAaagataaacaataaattatcttttcTTAAAACAAGTTCAAAagatattagtaatttaaatgttaaaaaaaataatgaaattatggTACCTTCTAATTATAACCATATATTTGACCAACGTCATTTATATGTAATGCTTACTAAATTACCACCATCAATAATCTATAGAGATTCGTTTGATGATCATAacaatatcaacaataataaaaattatacaaaattagaagattatattctattaaatgaacttcaaatatataataagccTGAACCAAagatagaaaaatgtaatatgttaacTACTACAAAAGAAATTAAACAGACACGTAAGACATCAAactcttttaataataaaagtgttcTGAAATCTGAAACATGTGATCATTCAGAAATTAATCAAACTCCAGATGTACGAATTACACGTGGAAAAACAATCAAGCTTCAAACAGAAGAAAGAAAACAATTGgatcaaataatttttgataaattcccaaacaacacatttaaaatgtttgctattaaattatatgatattaacgAAGAAGTAAAATTTCTCCGAACACTTGGATTGATATGTCGTTTTAAATGTCCCTTTActagtaaagtaaaaaaaaaataa